The genomic stretch GAATAACCTTTTGAAGAAAGGTCTTTTGACCAGAAGTTTCCTTTTGGTTATGATTGgcaaaaaaacagaggaaacatttaagcagaaataaaattataataaaataaatggttttttctgaataataacAATGCTGAGCATTGGTAAGATGTGTAACTGACCTGTTAGTGAAGCTGTCTATCCGTAGCTCACCAGCATATTGATTTTGCTAATACTGATTTTGGCAGTTGCCCATACAAACCCTCTCAATGACGCACTACAGCAATAGTCTGCTATATTCCAAGGCAAGTACTGAGTTACCTTAAATTGTAGGTTGCGATTTTTGAATACATAAATTTGACAGTCTATAGAAAATCTGCCCATTTTCAGGACAGAATGAGTTCCTATTAATTTTGAGCAGACAGGCAGCTGGCAACAGATTCAAATGAGCATTACAGCTGAACTCCAGGtagggaaagaataaaaaaaaatgtacacaaGAGCAAGATATGATGAATGCCTCATCCTCAGGGGAAGAACTCAGAGAATAATCCAATCACAGGAAACAAAGGCATAAACCCCCTGCTTCCTAAATTTCTCTTTCATAgaaattttcttccattaaatATTTAGATAATTAAACTCAATTATTTGAACAGAAGAATGTGAAATTGTACTCCTTGACATTGGCATTTATCAAGGTATAGTATAAACAAACTTGTTCTCTTTGAGCGTTAGACTTCTCTTAGCAGAACCCTCACAACTGCAGTGTTTATACTcctacaaaataaaaccattatTATAATAATACAGATTCTTTACTCAAGTCTAAAAAACAACATCAGGCAAAGTTAGAACAATGTTTACTTTATTTGAGAAGTAGTTTTGAGGTCTAAAACTAATAAAGACAGTATGTTATTCAATACTGCACTCTaaggtaattaaaaaatagatcCCCAAGGCTCCATTACTAGTAGTTTATAGGAGTCTCCTTCTCAAAAGTTCACATACAAGTTCATGGAAACTAAAAGGAATCATTCAATGAATTTTGCTTCTATGACAGAAGTTCAAAAATACACAAGAGCTTATTTTCCCCTCTCACTTCAGTCATGTTCTTTAATATACTGGCTGctttttaatactttatttGGCCACTGGGGTTCAAAAAACAAGTTTGCACAAAATCTTATGGAAAAATATAATTGAAGACCATTGAAGTGTCATATTTTACCTCTAATATGAATCCAGATTCCCAGATTTTCTTAGCTAGAGTCTCTGGCATGTCATTCACTGGCTGCAGAAATGGAAGATCAGCAAGATAGCTATGGTGGTGATGTAACTATCCGGGAAAAATTAccacaaaatacagtaattttaaacatttaatagCTTATTGTTTGTATTTCCAAGGGTGACCTCAGGAGTTTTACAAAATAACCCAAGTGGTACTATTTATTGTCTTAGTGACTTCCAGCTGGcatgccttattttttttcttatctagTGAATAGCTCTGCCATCTTAACTTGGCATTTGACAGTCTTTGATCAGACGTTGCTTTATTCCTGGTTATTTTTGGGTTAGTCTAGAGCCCTCTATTCTGCAGCCCTGCAAGAAAGACTAGAACCAGGCCGTAATGTTGTAGTGTCCGGGGATCGACTCCGAAGTGCCAACAGGGTGAAGGGCAGCAAAGTCTTCCCTGAGGCTAAGAGGTCCAGTGAGGAGCACTCAGGGAGAGCTCGCCGGGCAGAGCTGACCACTGCTTTAGGTTAGTTTGCAGAGCAGAATTCCTATTTAAAATCAGTAAGGTATCAGACACCTTTCATTCAAACATGAGGAAAGGTAAGAAACCCATTCTCTCTCCTCATACCAATAAAGTCTAGGTTGAAGCATTGTtcaaaatgcttatttaaaagCGAATGCAAGTTCAAGGGTTTTATCCAAAGCTTTGTGGCATGGTCACTCTCTgtgcaaagcagcacagaacagcagAGCCAGTGTTAAAGAAGCTCACGCAGACGATGGAAAGCCTAGTCACCAACAGCTGAGTTTTGCAAGGGATAATTTATCCTGtctcttaaaaagcagcatCAATTAAACCATAATGACCTCCTGTAGCAAGACTCAGCTAAGCAGTTTgcagtactaaaaaaaaaattaaaaaagaaaaaattctcagCAATGCTGTATCATACCAGAGCCTGCAGCGCAGGAATCGCAGAGAGCGCCGTCcaggacagctctgcagagaactTCAGCCTCCTTTGCTGTTTAATGCTTCCGTTTCTCGAGCAGTCCATGACGGAGGATTCAATCAGCAGACAGTTTTTCCACAACTTTGATGGGGAAAGATACTATTAATTTTATGTGAGTGACTCATGTTTCGACAGGCAAAATGGCCAGGAAGGCAAGGGAACACACCCAGACATTTTCCCCGGTTTGGTAGCAATCAATACATTCACTTACACCACCGAGAGAACACGGCCAGCTCAAAGCAATTTTCTCAAGGTGAGAGGccaaagaaacaacaaaattgCCAGCAACAGAAGCCTCAATTCACGATGAAAGGATTCCCAAGGCTGCACAGAAAGTAATGAATATCAATTCTGCTGCAATATTATCTACCTCCTGGGAGAAAACACTCTCCAGCACAGAGGCTCAAACCTCCAAAAgttcacaggaaagaaaagaaaaatgcaagccAGAAAGCAAACTGGGGAAAGAGATCTGTTCAACAGCTATACCTGTGTCACGTACCTCATTTCTCTTTAGCACCCTGCTGCAGGAAGCTCCGCAAAAATGAAGATGGTCTCGGCGCTGCTTGTGCTGAGCACCCTCCTGGGTACTCCCGCGGCGCCTCACCCGCGTCCCTCTTGTTACAAGAGGGCCCTCAAAGACCACAACTGTCACAACATCCCTGAAGGCATGGAGAACCTTCGACAAATCGCTGATGGTCTGCAAGATCActtttgggaagggaagggctgCGAGGTGATCTGTTACTGCAACTTGAATGAATTGCTCTGCTGTCCAAAGTAAGACCACGCtcatctcacacacacacaggcacagtTCTGTATGACCACCCATTCTATTTCCATCATTTTACAGTTTCCACTGGAGGAATAAGCtatcattttaaagaaatgcatcaCTTCAGATGGTTTGAAAGCGTAGCGAGATATAGCCAATTACCTGATATGCTGccagttttcagtttttgtttttcaggggCTCACCTAGGACTTGCTTAGCATATTTTGTAAACCTACATGTCCTATTATAGGGGACTTTAGCATTTAAATCACCCAGCTTTTGACTCTTCTGTTTGATCTAAACTAAGTATGAGAACTACATCAAATCCTTATTCACAGCACTTTGCAATGAAGATGTTTTCAGGACCATAAACAAAACCATTAGATTTCTGTCCCAGGGTAAAGAAGCGTATTGCTATTCTAAGGCATACGCACATACGTCAGTTGAATAAATGATTCTGTAAAGACAGCTGTTTAAAGTAGGAAAGCACACAGGGGGAACAGAGGTTCACAAATGCCTGCAAGGGAGCAAAAAGATTTAGCCCAAGAACATCAACACTTCTCTGGCTTGCTGGCACTGCTGA from Gavia stellata isolate bGavSte3 chromosome 5, bGavSte3.hap2, whole genome shotgun sequence encodes the following:
- the SCRG1 gene encoding scrapie-responsive protein 1, whose translation is MKMVSALLVLSTLLGTPAAPHPRPSCYKRALKDHNCHNIPEGMENLRQIADGLQDHFWEGKGCEVICYCNLNELLCCPKDIFFGPQISFVIPCNSQ